One genomic window of Polyangium aurulentum includes the following:
- a CDS encoding DUF2169 domain-containing protein has protein sequence MRVVKPSRLSVLQRVFTLRGKHYLSVGLLAYFPLEAPELPLPEVALWQKAAEEMGKGASVPPILDEGMPKPRGEVLLYGSAFAPGGKPSPAVAARLVLGPAEKPLVDKTVYAVGARQWRNGVPTTPEPFVEMALAWENAFGGAAYPQNPRGMGLSAVEENGRSVHRLPLLEDPRHMMTSPRDRPPPAGFGALDPALEARTAKLGTYGKAWLEKESPGFASDIDVEAFQVAPADQRLAEYFQGGEAIALENLHIKKTRLESRVPLLRARCFVSSAGTAEAVIAEGALREVATRLETLILLPNLERGIAVFRGVIEVGDSSAGDVALLLGALERADTPKPIEHYREALVARLDEEKGAVNALRDRELLPPPDPSAPLFVEEMSTDMDALLDDEELLEKRAEVRAERDLERAREELRAAGIDPDVALPKQTVAAARPPTSLDDLPDYIERADAEAAAMERESEARGKEAEAKARRDCAAQGIDFDAMVKRSEQEGGGPPKFRAEAELAQMREVAGAARKGGAPMPDLEAKIADPAFADDLRQMEASSLEAYRAHAHHCPPAASLSEAEKAALRAEVEASLAAGESLARRDLTGADLKGLRFVEADLREALLEGADLSDCDFTGADLSGAVLTRANVKGARFEDTKLVGANLGLTEASGVRFAGASLRDAVLYQARLDGAHLAGADLTGAELFETRVLGADFTDADAREVQFFELDLTEARFNGAQLGGATFLQCKGALASFDGAHLEGTSFLDFAGEKASFREARARGMCIIATSALPGADFSEADLEEANLSGVNLVGANFERARAEGADFSEAVLRGARLTQLAAREARFAEADLSGADLREANLMEAILDKAKVPGAIFEKANLFGASLLHTIGDDRTSFAGALVNQVMFTRKEG, from the coding sequence ATGCGTGTCGTCAAACCCAGCCGCCTCTCCGTCCTGCAGCGCGTGTTCACCCTTCGCGGGAAGCACTATCTGAGCGTCGGCCTGCTCGCGTATTTCCCTCTGGAGGCCCCGGAGCTGCCCCTGCCGGAGGTGGCCCTGTGGCAGAAGGCGGCGGAGGAGATGGGCAAGGGCGCGAGCGTCCCGCCCATCCTCGACGAGGGCATGCCCAAGCCCCGCGGCGAGGTTCTTCTTTATGGAAGCGCCTTTGCGCCCGGGGGGAAGCCGAGCCCGGCCGTTGCCGCGCGCCTCGTGCTGGGTCCCGCCGAAAAGCCCCTGGTGGACAAGACCGTTTACGCGGTCGGGGCCCGGCAGTGGCGCAATGGCGTGCCCACCACCCCCGAGCCGTTCGTGGAGATGGCCCTGGCCTGGGAGAATGCCTTCGGCGGAGCCGCGTATCCGCAGAATCCTCGAGGGATGGGCCTCTCCGCGGTGGAGGAGAATGGCCGCTCGGTGCACCGGCTTCCTCTCCTCGAGGATCCCCGGCACATGATGACCTCGCCCCGGGATCGGCCTCCGCCGGCCGGATTCGGGGCCCTCGATCCGGCGCTCGAAGCCCGCACCGCCAAGCTGGGCACCTACGGCAAGGCCTGGCTGGAAAAAGAGTCCCCCGGCTTCGCCAGCGACATCGACGTCGAGGCCTTTCAGGTGGCGCCCGCGGATCAGCGCCTCGCCGAGTACTTCCAGGGAGGCGAGGCCATCGCGCTCGAAAACCTCCATATCAAAAAGACGCGCCTCGAAAGCCGGGTCCCATTGCTTCGCGCTCGCTGCTTCGTCTCCAGCGCCGGGACGGCCGAGGCGGTGATCGCCGAAGGGGCCCTGCGCGAGGTGGCGACGCGCCTCGAGACCCTGATCCTCCTCCCCAACCTGGAGCGCGGAATCGCGGTGTTTCGCGGGGTCATCGAGGTCGGCGACAGCAGCGCCGGCGACGTGGCGCTGCTCCTCGGCGCCCTGGAGAGGGCGGATACGCCGAAGCCGATCGAGCATTACCGCGAGGCCCTGGTCGCACGCCTCGACGAGGAGAAGGGCGCGGTCAACGCGCTCCGCGATCGCGAGCTTTTGCCCCCGCCGGATCCGAGCGCGCCGCTCTTCGTGGAAGAGATGAGCACCGACATGGACGCTCTCCTCGACGACGAGGAGCTGCTCGAGAAGCGCGCCGAGGTCCGGGCGGAGCGCGATCTCGAACGAGCCCGCGAAGAGCTCCGCGCCGCCGGGATCGATCCCGACGTGGCGCTCCCCAAACAGACCGTCGCAGCCGCGCGGCCGCCCACCTCGCTCGATGATCTGCCGGACTACATCGAACGCGCCGACGCCGAGGCCGCAGCGATGGAGAGGGAGAGCGAAGCGCGCGGCAAGGAGGCCGAGGCCAAGGCGCGCCGCGATTGCGCCGCGCAGGGCATCGACTTCGACGCCATGGTCAAGCGATCGGAGCAGGAGGGTGGAGGCCCGCCCAAGTTCCGCGCCGAAGCCGAGCTCGCTCAGATGCGCGAGGTCGCCGGGGCGGCGCGCAAAGGCGGGGCGCCGATGCCGGATCTCGAAGCCAAGATCGCCGATCCCGCCTTCGCCGACGACCTGCGGCAGATGGAGGCCTCGTCGCTCGAAGCCTACCGCGCCCACGCCCACCACTGTCCGCCCGCCGCGTCGCTCTCGGAGGCCGAAAAGGCCGCGCTGCGGGCCGAGGTCGAGGCGTCGCTCGCCGCGGGCGAGTCGCTCGCCCGGCGAGATCTCACCGGCGCCGATCTCAAGGGCCTGCGCTTCGTCGAGGCGGATCTGCGCGAAGCCCTGCTGGAAGGCGCGGATCTCTCGGACTGCGACTTCACCGGGGCGGATCTCTCGGGCGCGGTCCTGACCCGCGCCAACGTGAAGGGCGCGCGCTTCGAGGACACCAAGCTGGTCGGGGCAAACCTGGGCCTCACCGAGGCCTCGGGCGTGCGCTTCGCCGGCGCCAGTCTCCGCGATGCGGTCCTCTACCAGGCGCGCCTCGATGGCGCTCATCTCGCCGGGGCCGATCTCACCGGCGCCGAGCTCTTCGAGACGCGGGTGCTTGGCGCCGACTTCACCGACGCCGACGCCCGCGAGGTGCAGTTCTTCGAGCTCGATCTCACCGAGGCCCGCTTCAACGGGGCCCAGCTCGGCGGGGCGACCTTCCTGCAATGCAAGGGAGCCCTTGCGAGCTTCGACGGCGCCCACCTCGAAGGGACGAGCTTCTTGGACTTCGCCGGAGAGAAAGCCTCCTTCCGCGAGGCGCGGGCCCGCGGCATGTGCATCATCGCGACCTCGGCGCTGCCGGGCGCGGATTTCTCGGAGGCCGATCTCGAAGAGGCCAACCTCAGCGGCGTGAACCTCGTGGGCGCCAACTTCGAGAGAGCCCGGGCCGAGGGCGCGGACTTCAGCGAGGCCGTGCTTCGCGGCGCGCGCCTCACGCAGCTCGCTGCCCGTGAGGCGCGCTTCGCCGAGGCCGATCTCAGCGGCGCCGATCTCCGCGAGGCCAACCTCATGGAGGCCATCCTCGACAAGGCCAAGGTGCCGGGCGCGATCTTCGAGAAGGCCAACCTCTTCGGCGCGAGCCTCCTTCACACGATCGGCGATGACCGCACCAGCTTCGCCGGAGCCCTGGTGAATCAGGTGATGTTCACGAGGAAAGAAGGATGA
- a CDS encoding polymorphic toxin type 44 domain-containing protein gives MAGDQSGDGVGSAIRRTFSNAPADGAVHPCPTWIELRFEPKPAGVQPNPSEPAGGEQTFKEKYRYELLQGGEVLLKGVLDLRRGGTIRHDDVSCGTCSFTLEMPDFATGVKVFWRKDWPQHHTVKKLTFNALATGKVHYFDIMNELPIAARYMADEMNKNAQSNSARLIRWQNEHSMGALAKLDWAAKVWPGQSWDHKPKFSSGQGSVGNLRAWHTWGEWEYYFDAWSNIHYGYVGRAAGFDRQTLIEGSNRSSTWDTGGNDAAQDKASMNLGMDLYEQGGAITPERLMREMESNPAFDRRPHSYGSATGSPPSIKKR, from the coding sequence ATGGCCGGCGACCAGAGCGGTGACGGCGTCGGATCGGCGATTCGAAGGACCTTCTCCAATGCTCCAGCCGACGGGGCGGTGCATCCGTGCCCGACCTGGATAGAGCTGCGCTTCGAGCCGAAGCCCGCCGGGGTGCAACCCAATCCGTCGGAGCCCGCCGGCGGGGAGCAGACGTTCAAGGAGAAGTACCGCTACGAGCTGCTCCAGGGCGGCGAGGTGCTGCTGAAAGGGGTGCTCGATCTGCGGAGAGGGGGCACGATCCGGCACGACGACGTCTCGTGCGGGACGTGCTCGTTCACGCTCGAAATGCCCGATTTCGCGACGGGGGTGAAGGTCTTCTGGCGCAAGGATTGGCCGCAGCACCACACGGTCAAGAAGCTCACGTTCAATGCCCTGGCGACGGGGAAGGTCCACTATTTCGACATCATGAACGAGCTTCCGATCGCCGCCCGGTACATGGCGGACGAGATGAACAAGAACGCGCAAAGCAACTCCGCGCGACTGATTCGCTGGCAGAACGAGCATTCCATGGGAGCGCTCGCGAAGCTCGACTGGGCGGCAAAGGTGTGGCCGGGGCAGAGCTGGGACCACAAGCCCAAGTTCTCGAGCGGGCAAGGGAGCGTCGGGAACCTACGCGCCTGGCATACGTGGGGGGAGTGGGAGTACTATTTCGACGCCTGGTCCAACATTCATTACGGGTACGTGGGCCGCGCCGCGGGGTTCGACAGGCAGACGCTGATCGAAGGGTCGAATCGCTCGTCGACGTGGGATACGGGAGGCAACGACGCGGCCCAGGACAAAGCCTCCATGAACCTCGGCATGGATCTTTACGAGCAAGGAGGAGCGATCACGCCGGAGCGGCTCATGCGGGAGATGGAGTCGAATCCCGCGTTCGACAGGCGACCGCACAGCTACGGAAGCGCGACCGGCTCGCCTCCCTCGATCAAGAAGCGCTGA
- a CDS encoding type VI secretion system Vgr family protein → MGDLITFSSSGLPRPSRVVGFRGVEAISRPYRFEIYLQFHSEDGEIDFAEAVGDPASLVIDRETDDIPPFVLAGVLGDVDLVHEYGGRALVRVVLVPRLARLALSRHSRIFTKKSVPEAIRAILDDNGLAGSYEFRLTQSYEVEEHIGQYRESDFDFVSRWLEREGIAYFFEHSEGGEKVVFCDDKSYPAEGMGKPIRYFPQTGQDRSAGASFRSFSVNHGSMPAEVKLRDYDYARPKLDVSGAAAVTAKGAGKFSLYGERFFSPDDGARLARIRSEEFLARKSIIRATGTRMHLRAGHTFDLEEHPRVRFNTKYLAIEVHHQGNQCAGDVHLKELIGLEHEDTYFVDVAAIPATTQFRPESRTPWPRIYGFENGVVDGEGESEYAQIDEYGRYLVKFNFDENDSPSGAGSTYVRMMQPHGGSIEGFHFPLRKGTEVVLSFLGGDPDRPVISGVVPNVLTPSPVTSGNHTKNIIQTGGRNRLELEDLAGLQRVTLSTPYSNSYIRMGAPNDGHEFIAKTDDNGLVSIGKNYDNDVGENWTVTVKGDISITAEGNLDIKAEGDETNEWKNQTEKVLGNKATLTVGATEDLKIATVLEVVGGWKQELLIGLKTEQLMGGKVAFTWGMVREYYIGPKFESIKGNKTESLTGNKSETHVGNTKSTVTGKQTSIHTGNSNSRHTGNLDEFQLGNAKSVLHGNSEETHRGNATSSHYGNARDTHIGNLTETHRGSVTSNSTGFVRETHNGQVVSKINGQILEIFNGPFAEVKIASLERHSANVRLSKMRTDIQNEANTLIRTGRFVLL, encoded by the coding sequence ATGGGCGACCTCATCACCTTTTCGTCGAGCGGACTTCCCCGCCCGTCGCGTGTCGTCGGCTTCCGTGGCGTCGAAGCCATATCGCGTCCCTATCGTTTCGAGATCTATCTGCAATTTCACAGCGAAGACGGCGAGATCGATTTCGCCGAAGCCGTGGGCGACCCGGCCAGCCTGGTGATCGATCGCGAGACCGACGACATCCCGCCCTTCGTGCTCGCCGGTGTGCTCGGCGACGTCGATCTGGTGCACGAGTATGGGGGCCGGGCCCTGGTGCGCGTGGTGCTCGTGCCCCGCCTGGCACGCCTCGCGCTCTCGCGGCACAGCCGGATCTTCACCAAGAAGAGCGTGCCCGAGGCCATCCGGGCGATCCTCGACGACAACGGCCTCGCCGGCAGCTACGAATTCCGCCTCACCCAGAGCTACGAGGTGGAGGAGCACATCGGTCAGTACCGCGAGAGCGATTTCGACTTCGTCTCCCGCTGGCTGGAGCGCGAGGGGATTGCTTATTTCTTCGAGCACAGCGAAGGGGGCGAGAAGGTCGTCTTCTGTGATGACAAGTCCTACCCCGCCGAGGGCATGGGCAAGCCGATCCGCTATTTCCCCCAGACCGGGCAGGATCGCAGCGCTGGCGCCTCGTTCCGCTCCTTCTCCGTGAATCACGGATCCATGCCCGCCGAGGTCAAGCTCCGCGACTACGATTATGCGCGGCCGAAGCTCGACGTATCGGGGGCTGCAGCGGTCACGGCCAAGGGGGCCGGGAAGTTCAGCCTCTATGGCGAGCGCTTCTTCTCTCCCGACGACGGGGCCCGGCTGGCCAGGATTCGATCCGAAGAGTTCCTCGCCCGGAAATCGATCATCCGGGCCACGGGCACGCGGATGCACCTGCGCGCCGGCCACACCTTCGATCTCGAGGAGCATCCCCGCGTCCGCTTCAACACCAAGTATCTGGCCATCGAGGTCCACCACCAGGGCAACCAGTGCGCTGGAGATGTGCACCTCAAGGAGCTCATCGGCCTCGAGCACGAGGACACCTATTTCGTCGACGTGGCGGCCATCCCGGCCACCACCCAGTTCCGGCCCGAATCCCGGACGCCCTGGCCGCGGATCTACGGTTTCGAGAACGGCGTCGTCGACGGCGAAGGCGAGAGCGAATACGCCCAGATCGACGAGTACGGCCGCTATCTCGTGAAGTTCAACTTCGACGAGAACGACTCCCCGAGCGGCGCCGGATCCACCTACGTGCGAATGATGCAGCCCCACGGCGGGAGCATCGAGGGATTTCATTTCCCCCTCCGCAAGGGCACCGAGGTGGTCCTGAGCTTCCTCGGCGGAGATCCCGATCGCCCGGTGATCTCTGGCGTGGTCCCCAACGTGCTCACCCCCAGCCCGGTGACCAGCGGCAACCACACCAAGAACATCATCCAGACCGGCGGCCGAAACCGCCTGGAGCTCGAGGATCTGGCGGGCTTGCAGCGGGTCACCCTCTCCACGCCCTATTCCAACAGCTACATCCGCATGGGCGCGCCCAACGACGGCCACGAGTTCATCGCCAAGACCGACGACAACGGCCTGGTCTCCATCGGCAAGAACTACGACAACGACGTGGGTGAAAACTGGACGGTCACCGTCAAGGGCGACATCAGCATCACGGCCGAGGGAAACCTCGACATCAAGGCCGAGGGCGACGAGACCAACGAGTGGAAGAACCAGACGGAGAAGGTCCTCGGCAACAAAGCCACGCTCACCGTGGGCGCCACCGAGGATCTCAAGATCGCCACCGTGCTGGAGGTCGTCGGCGGCTGGAAGCAGGAGCTCCTCATCGGGCTCAAGACCGAGCAGCTCATGGGCGGCAAGGTCGCATTCACCTGGGGGATGGTGCGCGAGTACTACATCGGGCCCAAGTTCGAGTCGATCAAGGGCAACAAGACCGAGAGCCTCACGGGCAACAAGAGCGAGACCCACGTCGGCAACACCAAATCGACGGTCACCGGCAAGCAGACCTCGATTCACACAGGCAACTCCAACTCGCGGCACACCGGCAACCTCGACGAGTTCCAGCTGGGTAACGCCAAGTCGGTCCTCCACGGCAATTCGGAGGAGACGCACCGGGGGAACGCCACCTCCTCGCACTACGGCAACGCCCGGGATACCCACATCGGCAACCTCACCGAGACCCACCGCGGCAGCGTCACCTCGAACAGCACCGGATTCGTGCGCGAGACCCACAACGGCCAGGTGGTCTCGAAGATCAATGGGCAGATCCTGGAGATCTTCAACGGCCCCTTCGCCGAGGTGAAGATCGCGTCCCTGGAGCGCCACAGCGCCAACGTGCGCCTCTCCAAGATGAGGACCGATATCCAGAACGAGGCCAATACCCTGATCCGGACCGGGCGCTTCGTCCTCCTTTGA
- a CDS encoding serine/threonine protein kinase: MSALTEGSIIAGRYRLGRPLAKGGMGSVFFAEHVQLRTSVAIKLMAPALAASADARARFEREAQASAVIKSPHVVQVYDYGVEGDCPYIVMELLDGEDLEHRLVRVGRLSLAATMDIVQQVCKALRRAHELGVVHRDLKPANLFLSRHGDEELVKILDFGIAKANGPVLAGSATRTGTLIGSPQYMSPEQVRRGKEVDHRSDLWSLGVIAYRCVTGQLPFSGEELGDLLVEICTDPIPAPSSIHGALGPEVNRFFERALSRDVGKRFQSADELAHAFAAVVRGGGPISTSPSSQNGALGPPPASGPAPVSAPGPASGPGGTVVSQNGAFGPPPQSGPAPFSAPGSAPGVSSTLPSQIYPPGPPPQTHAPGPPPQSGTAAFSPPGSAPGVSSTLPSQTYALGPLPQSGAAASSPPGSAPGVGGTLSRAPASKARTTAVAVGIALAAALALGAFAWSRASAPSAPVSNTEGEGNRPASSEPSPAGAASAAASASVTTPASVTASASPTASASATVVGAKAPSARPVKRAVQPKKGTKSGHDPLDYQ, encoded by the coding sequence ATGAGCGCTCTCACAGAAGGCAGCATCATCGCCGGCCGATACCGGCTCGGTCGCCCGCTCGCGAAGGGCGGCATGGGATCCGTCTTTTTCGCGGAGCATGTCCAGCTCCGCACCAGCGTGGCCATCAAGCTCATGGCGCCCGCGCTCGCTGCCTCCGCCGACGCGCGCGCGCGCTTCGAGCGTGAGGCACAGGCGTCCGCGGTCATCAAGAGCCCGCACGTCGTGCAAGTTTACGACTACGGCGTCGAGGGCGACTGCCCGTACATCGTGATGGAGCTGCTCGACGGCGAGGACCTCGAGCACCGGCTCGTCCGCGTCGGGCGACTCTCGCTCGCGGCCACGATGGACATCGTGCAGCAGGTCTGCAAGGCCCTTCGCCGCGCGCACGAGCTGGGGGTCGTGCACCGCGATCTGAAGCCCGCGAACCTTTTCTTGTCGCGCCACGGCGACGAGGAGCTCGTAAAGATCCTCGATTTCGGGATCGCGAAGGCGAATGGTCCGGTGCTCGCTGGAAGCGCCACCAGGACGGGCACGCTGATCGGCTCGCCGCAATACATGAGCCCGGAGCAGGTGCGGCGTGGCAAAGAGGTCGATCACCGCAGCGATCTCTGGTCGCTCGGGGTGATTGCCTACCGCTGCGTGACGGGCCAACTGCCGTTTTCCGGCGAAGAGCTCGGCGATCTCCTCGTCGAGATCTGCACGGATCCGATCCCTGCACCCTCGAGCATTCACGGCGCTCTCGGCCCCGAGGTGAATCGGTTCTTCGAGCGCGCGCTGTCACGCGACGTCGGCAAGCGTTTCCAGAGCGCGGACGAGCTCGCCCACGCGTTCGCCGCGGTGGTGAGGGGCGGCGGGCCAATCTCGACGAGCCCTTCGTCGCAAAATGGCGCGCTCGGCCCGCCGCCGGCGTCGGGCCCAGCACCCGTCAGCGCGCCGGGGCCAGCTTCGGGGCCAGGCGGAACGGTGGTTTCGCAGAATGGCGCGTTCGGCCCGCCGCCGCAGTCGGGTCCAGCACCCTTCAGCGCGCCGGGGTCGGCTCCGGGGGTGAGCAGTACGCTGCCATCGCAGATTTATCCGCCCGGACCGCCGCCGCAGACTCACGCGCCCGGACCACCGCCGCAGTCGGGCACAGCAGCCTTCAGCCCGCCGGGGTCGGCTCCGGGGGTGAGCAGTACGCTGCCGTCGCAGACTTACGCGCTCGGCCCGCTGCCGCAGTCGGGCGCAGCAGCCAGCAGCCCGCCGGGGTCGGCTCCGGGGGTGGGCGGAACGCTGTCGCGAGCGCCGGCGAGCAAGGCGCGCACGACCGCGGTGGCGGTCGGCATCGCTCTCGCTGCAGCCCTCGCGCTTGGCGCGTTCGCCTGGTCGCGCGCCTCGGCCCCGAGCGCGCCTGTTTCCAATACGGAAGGTGAAGGAAACCGTCCGGCATCTTCCGAGCCCAGTCCCGCCGGAGCCGCGAGCGCCGCGGCGTCCGCGAGCGTCACGACGCCCGCGAGCGTCACGGCGTCCGCGAGCCCAACGGCGTCCGCGAGCGCAACGGTGGTGGGCGCAAAGGCGCCGTCGGCAAGGCCCGTCAAGCGCGCGGTCCAGCCGAAAAAAGGGACCAAGTCAGGCCATGATCCGCTCGATTATCAGTGA
- a CDS encoding DUF3540 domain-containing protein gives MRDNLARQRTETLATQEVGTVTAILGKRLQVRVGSGEYEARRAVSCLVEPALGDMVLLALHDEGCHVLAVLEREGGGATRLVAEGDLEMSAPAGKVTISAGSGVCMATPGETTLASGKVRVHAQEGALAVEAMSYLGDRLVAKIDHVKTVARSVESVADRWVSRVSRAYRFIAESEQVRARYYEVSAKAAVNIKSQTTLVTSGELTKIDGGQVHIG, from the coding sequence ATGCGTGATAACTTGGCGAGACAGCGGACCGAGACCCTGGCCACCCAGGAGGTGGGCACGGTGACTGCGATCCTGGGCAAGCGCCTCCAGGTGCGCGTGGGCTCGGGCGAGTACGAGGCCCGCAGGGCGGTGAGCTGCCTGGTCGAGCCCGCGCTCGGGGACATGGTGCTCCTCGCCCTCCACGACGAGGGCTGCCACGTGCTCGCGGTGCTGGAGCGCGAGGGCGGAGGGGCGACGCGGCTCGTGGCCGAGGGCGATCTGGAGATGAGCGCGCCCGCGGGCAAGGTGACGATCAGCGCCGGGAGCGGCGTGTGCATGGCGACGCCCGGCGAGACCACGCTGGCCTCGGGCAAGGTGCGGGTCCACGCCCAGGAAGGGGCACTGGCCGTGGAGGCCATGAGCTACCTCGGCGATCGGCTGGTGGCGAAGATCGATCACGTCAAGACCGTGGCCCGATCGGTGGAATCGGTGGCCGATCGCTGGGTGTCGCGCGTGTCGCGGGCCTATCGCTTCATCGCCGAGTCGGAGCAGGTCCGGGCCCGGTATTACGAGGTCTCGGCCAAGGCCGCGGTGAACATCAAGTCGCAAACCACCCTGGTGACGAGCGGAGAGTTGACCAAGATCGACGGCGGTCAGGTCCACATCGGTTGA
- a CDS encoding pentapeptide repeat-containing protein produces MSRDELIAAIAEGEIIAGADLAGADLAGLDLSGVLFEGVSFRGAKLAGAKISESIFNACDLGGADLTGVKARHTSFYKCAMLGTALPGSDLVDAKFVDCDISGASFEGADLSIATVVKGRAAETSFRKAKLDRFALVETALEKIVLEEAELERCCLIGADLSSASLRGARMHLSVLSGAKLRGQDLSGMHLSFTMLDEADLSGCDLRSAEIVQTNFKGAKLIGAKLDGANAERAMFAEAQLGGASAKGLHARQAVFQKANLEGANFTDACLYQTNFQRAACKLASLRGADLSYADFSHAGVEEADLSQAKLFRARFHQTRDKGAVFTSRAGILGDDEELLEAERWSP; encoded by the coding sequence ATGAGCCGCGACGAGCTCATCGCGGCCATCGCCGAGGGCGAGATCATCGCCGGAGCCGATCTCGCTGGAGCCGATCTCGCCGGCCTCGATCTCTCGGGCGTGCTCTTCGAGGGCGTGAGCTTCCGGGGGGCGAAGCTCGCGGGCGCGAAGATCAGCGAGTCGATCTTCAACGCCTGCGATCTCGGCGGCGCCGATCTCACCGGGGTCAAGGCCCGCCACACCTCGTTCTACAAGTGCGCCATGCTGGGCACGGCGCTGCCGGGCAGCGATCTCGTGGACGCCAAGTTTGTCGACTGCGACATCTCCGGGGCCTCGTTCGAGGGCGCGGATCTGAGCATCGCCACCGTGGTCAAGGGCCGCGCCGCCGAGACCAGCTTCCGCAAGGCCAAGCTCGATCGCTTCGCGCTGGTGGAGACCGCGCTCGAGAAGATCGTCCTCGAGGAGGCCGAGCTCGAGCGCTGCTGCCTGATCGGGGCCGACCTCTCGAGCGCCAGCCTGCGCGGGGCCAGGATGCATCTGTCGGTGCTCAGCGGGGCCAAGCTCCGGGGGCAGGATCTCTCCGGGATGCACCTGTCCTTCACCATGCTCGACGAGGCCGATCTCAGCGGCTGCGATCTGCGCAGCGCGGAGATTGTCCAGACCAACTTCAAGGGCGCGAAGCTCATCGGCGCCAAGCTCGACGGCGCCAACGCCGAGCGAGCGATGTTCGCCGAGGCGCAGCTCGGCGGGGCCTCGGCCAAGGGACTCCACGCCCGGCAGGCGGTCTTTCAAAAGGCCAATCTCGAGGGTGCGAATTTCACCGACGCGTGCCTCTACCAGACCAATTTCCAGCGCGCCGCGTGCAAGCTCGCGAGCCTCCGCGGCGCCGATCTCAGCTACGCCGATTTCTCCCACGCCGGCGTGGAAGAAGCGGATCTGTCGCAGGCCAAGCTCTTTCGCGCCCGCTTTCACCAGACGCGCGACAAAGGAGCGGTGTTCACGAGCCGGGCCGGGATCCTCGGCGATGACGAGGAGCTGCTGGAAGCAGAGCGTTGGTCTCCCTGA
- a CDS encoding DUF4150 domain-containing protein: MFANTQRGGMAFAIPDVCLTPPGPVPIPYPNFAANPMAVSAVYKVLFVCAPAHNMRTTVPMTNGDNPGISGGVLSRTVMSTSRHVMGARKVLIKGAPATRLTSPTMQNRTNARGMTIVPSQTKVLILAP; the protein is encoded by the coding sequence ATGTTTGCCAATACCCAGCGCGGGGGCATGGCCTTCGCAATCCCCGACGTATGCCTCACGCCCCCGGGGCCCGTGCCGATCCCCTATCCCAACTTCGCCGCAAACCCCATGGCGGTCTCTGCGGTCTACAAGGTCCTGTTCGTGTGCGCGCCGGCGCATAACATGCGCACCACGGTGCCCATGACAAACGGGGACAATCCGGGCATCAGCGGGGGCGTGCTCTCGCGCACGGTGATGAGCACCTCGCGGCACGTGATGGGAGCCCGCAAGGTGCTCATCAAGGGCGCGCCGGCGACGCGATTGACCAGCCCCACCATGCAAAACCGCACCAACGCCCGGGGCATGACCATCGTTCCGAGCCAGACCAAGGTGCTGATCCTCGCGCCCTGA